The Pseudodesulfovibrio cashew genomic sequence GCGCGGCAGGTGTCCGAGTTCCTGCCGGACCTGCCGGTAATCCTGGTTTCCGGCCGCGAGGACGCGGCCACTGCCGCCTCGCACTTGCCCAATGTCCGTCAGGTGGTTATCAAACCCTACGACAAAGACTACCTTTCGGGCGCCATCGAGAGCGTCCTTGAAGTCGAATAGCGGGCCTTCAGGGGGGCAATGTGGCTCAAATACTGGTCATAGACGACGATTTTGAAGTTTGCGAAACAATGGAAAGCCTGATCTCCAGGCTGACCCATCAGAGCGACTCGGCTCATACTCTGGAGGAGGGCCTCCGGCTGGCGCGCGCCAAGGATTACGACGTGATATTCCTTGATGTCAGGCTGCCCGACGGCAACTCCCTGGACATCCTGCCGGAGATTATGGCCCTGCCGCAGCCGCCAGAGGTGATCATTCTCACGGGCAAGGGCGATCCGGACGGCGCAGAGGTGGCCATCGAGGGCGGTGCGTGGGACTACCTGCTCAAACCCTCCAGCGTTCGCGAGATTTCCCTGACGCTGGGGCGCGCCTTGAAATACCATGAGGAAAAGGTCGGCAAGATCAAGGGCAACGGCCTGGATCGAAGCAACGTGGTGGGCTCGAGTCCGTCCATCAAGGCGAGCCTGGAACTCATGTCACAGGCCGCCCGGTCCGATTCCAACGTGCTGATCACCGGCCAGACCGGGACCGGCAAGGAGTTGTTCGCCTCAACCATCCACGCCAATTCCAAGCGCAAGTCCGGCCAGTTCGTGGTGGTGGATTGCGCCGGATTGACGGAATCCCTTGTGGAATCGACGCTTTTCGGCCACCGCAAAGGGGCTTTCACCGGAGCCCAGACCGACCGCACCGGGCTGGTCAAGGTGGCTGACGGCGGCACGCTCTTTCTGGACGAGGTCGGCGAGATGCCGCTTTCCCTGCAGAAGTCCTTTTTACGGGTGCTTCAGGAGCATACCTTCCGGCCCGTGGGCGACACCCGAGAGCAGACCAGCGATTTCAGGCTCATAGCGGCTACCAACAGAGACCTGGACGAGATGGTGGAGCAGGGCACCTTCCGTTCCGATCTGCTTTTCCGGATCAAGACGATGCGCATTCACCTGGCCCCGCTCAGTCAGCGCAGTGAGGACATTCGCGACCTGGCCCGTTTCAAGGTGGCCCGGCTCTGCGAGCAGTACGGCATGGGCGGCAAAGCCTTTGGGTCGGATTTCTTCACGACTCTGGAGAGCCATTCTTGGCCTGGCAATGTTCGGGAATTATTCAATATTCTCGAGAGAGCCGTGGTCGCCTCCGGTGACGAGAAGACGCTCTACGCCATGCATTTGCCGCGTACCCTGCGTATCCAGGTGGCCAAGTCCCAGATCAAGCGCATGACCGGAACCGAGGTCCTGGAGGAGGGCGACTGCCCGGCGGAGTCCGTGGGTGTCCGAAAAATCGGACAGGAGATTTTCGAAGATATCTTTGATGAGGAGCTGCCCTCACTGCGCGAGTTCAAGGGCGTTGCGGAAAAGGTCTATCTGGGGGAGTTGATTCGCCAATGTGAAGGCGATCTGCCTAGAATTCTCAAGGCCTCCAAGCTTTCCCGGTCCCATTTTTACTCGTTGCTCAAGAAATACGGCTTGTCATTGTAAGGGGGCATTGGGAGAGT encodes the following:
- a CDS encoding sigma-54-dependent transcriptional regulator — translated: MAQILVIDDDFEVCETMESLISRLTHQSDSAHTLEEGLRLARAKDYDVIFLDVRLPDGNSLDILPEIMALPQPPEVIILTGKGDPDGAEVAIEGGAWDYLLKPSSVREISLTLGRALKYHEEKVGKIKGNGLDRSNVVGSSPSIKASLELMSQAARSDSNVLITGQTGTGKELFASTIHANSKRKSGQFVVVDCAGLTESLVESTLFGHRKGAFTGAQTDRTGLVKVADGGTLFLDEVGEMPLSLQKSFLRVLQEHTFRPVGDTREQTSDFRLIAATNRDLDEMVEQGTFRSDLLFRIKTMRIHLAPLSQRSEDIRDLARFKVARLCEQYGMGGKAFGSDFFTTLESHSWPGNVRELFNILERAVVASGDEKTLYAMHLPRTLRIQVAKSQIKRMTGTEVLEEGDCPAESVGVRKIGQEIFEDIFDEELPSLREFKGVAEKVYLGELIRQCEGDLPRILKASKLSRSHFYSLLKKYGLSL